A window of Pseudomonas mucidolens contains these coding sequences:
- a CDS encoding EAL domain-containing protein: protein MTLSTDPSGSSVAPAQVIRKHYAMEMAVERTRLLYQGSLLPTLLMLINGLVCAWLLWSPQRAVVVGIGMVWLLALVALRVIQVAAFDSAMPSRQAQPIWRRMFMLGSGASGLTLASAAIALVPVDSFVQQAWVFGLIGMATLSASVAYAVSLPAFLSFVLPCLVPAIVYLFWRGDPQQQGWGVLGLILLASLSLVAWQVNRLIQRGLLRRFQNQALIEHLQHARQRSDQLNLELSREVEQRRQVEHELREAQVGLQSRVEQRGQELDAASLALSKSEARLVMALQASELGLWDWNLQTDEVHHTQLKELFGLEPDGVKAMLSHLKPRLHPDDLPLLKRALVEHLKGRSEDYRVEYRVRHHAGHWVWIQDRGRAVERTANGRVIRMLGTRRDISAGKALEEQQRLASTVFEAASEGIVILDPDYVLIAINQAFSRVTGFDIGDMLGRNVVELPCSRDARRHFPAIRQALLSHGTWQGELVEARKNGELYPQWLQLNVVRDIRGKISHIVGFFADLSARRESEERMRYLTHYDELTGLANRSLFRERLHEAHQRVRQGGRSLALLHINLDRFKLLNDSLGHEVADQLLQKMARRLINALPEADTIARLSGDEFAVLFDAYGNLSSLARVATRLLAKLRVPVTVEEHELVVSASMGISLLPDNAREISALVSQSNMAMQHAKHLGGNNFQFYTDSLQASTLERLQLENQLRKAIDERQLSVYYQPKLCLATDKMNAAEALVRWDHPQWGSIPPGDFIGLAEETGLIVPLGEFVLRQACWQACEWQRQGLAPIRVSVNLSVHQLRQGKLVSLVRQVLEETGLAPQYLELELTESQLLDSVEHIIATFQQLRDLGVKLAIDDFGTGYSSLSYLKRIPVDYVKIDQTFIRGLGQGGEDSAITRAIIAMAHGLALKVVAEGVEDQQQLDFLRAEGCDEVQGYLISRPIEADGLADLLRKNAIFP, encoded by the coding sequence ATGACCCTTAGCACTGACCCGTCTGGCTCTTCGGTAGCGCCAGCGCAGGTTATTCGCAAACACTACGCCATGGAGATGGCGGTCGAGCGCACGCGCCTGCTGTACCAAGGCTCATTGCTGCCCACTTTATTGATGTTGATTAACGGTTTGGTCTGCGCCTGGTTACTCTGGAGCCCGCAGCGCGCTGTCGTGGTCGGCATTGGGATGGTGTGGCTGCTGGCGCTGGTGGCTCTGCGGGTGATTCAAGTCGCGGCGTTCGACTCCGCCATGCCCAGCCGCCAGGCGCAGCCGATCTGGCGCCGGATGTTCATGTTGGGGTCGGGCGCCAGTGGCTTGACCTTGGCCAGTGCAGCGATTGCCCTGGTGCCGGTGGACAGTTTCGTACAGCAGGCCTGGGTTTTTGGGCTAATCGGGATGGCCACGCTTTCGGCCAGCGTGGCTTATGCCGTGAGCCTGCCGGCATTTCTGTCGTTCGTCTTGCCATGCCTGGTTCCGGCCATTGTTTATCTCTTCTGGAGAGGTGACCCGCAACAGCAGGGTTGGGGCGTGCTCGGCCTGATTCTGCTGGCGTCCTTGAGCCTTGTCGCGTGGCAGGTCAATCGTCTGATCCAGCGCGGGTTGCTGCGACGCTTCCAGAATCAGGCGTTGATCGAACATTTGCAGCACGCCCGGCAGCGTAGCGACCAGTTGAATCTGGAGCTGAGCCGTGAGGTCGAGCAGCGGCGCCAGGTTGAACACGAGTTGCGCGAAGCCCAGGTCGGCCTGCAAAGCCGCGTTGAACAGCGGGGCCAGGAGTTGGACGCCGCCAGCCTGGCCTTGAGCAAAAGCGAGGCGCGGCTGGTGATGGCGTTGCAAGCCAGTGAACTCGGCTTGTGGGACTGGAACCTGCAGACCGACGAGGTGCATCACACGCAGCTCAAGGAGCTGTTCGGTCTGGAGCCGGACGGCGTCAAGGCGATGCTCAGCCACCTCAAGCCGCGGCTGCACCCGGACGATTTGCCATTGCTCAAGCGAGCGCTGGTCGAGCACTTGAAAGGCCGCAGCGAGGACTATCGGGTGGAATACCGGGTGCGGCATCACGCCGGACATTGGGTATGGATCCAGGACCGCGGGCGGGCGGTGGAGCGTACCGCCAACGGGCGCGTCATCCGGATGCTCGGCACGCGGCGCGATATCAGTGCCGGCAAGGCCCTGGAAGAGCAACAGCGGCTGGCGTCGACAGTGTTCGAGGCCGCCAGTGAAGGCATCGTGATTCTCGACCCGGACTATGTCCTGATCGCGATCAATCAGGCCTTCAGCCGTGTCACCGGTTTTGATATCGGCGACATGCTGGGACGCAATGTGGTCGAACTGCCGTGCAGCCGCGATGCTCGGCGCCACTTCCCGGCGATTCGCCAGGCCTTGCTCAGTCACGGTACCTGGCAGGGTGAACTGGTGGAGGCGCGCAAGAATGGCGAACTTTATCCGCAATGGCTGCAATTGAACGTGGTGCGCGATATCAGGGGAAAAATCAGCCATATCGTGGGTTTTTTTGCCGATCTGTCCGCCCGTCGTGAATCCGAGGAGCGCATGCGCTATCTCACCCACTACGACGAGCTGACCGGCCTGGCCAACCGTTCGCTGTTTCGCGAGCGTCTGCACGAAGCTCATCAGCGCGTGCGCCAAGGCGGCCGCAGTCTGGCGTTGCTGCACATCAACCTGGACCGCTTCAAACTGCTTAATGACAGCCTTGGTCACGAAGTTGCCGACCAGTTATTGCAGAAAATGGCCCGGCGCTTGATTAACGCGTTGCCGGAGGCCGACACCATTGCACGGCTGTCCGGTGATGAATTCGCGGTGTTGTTCGATGCCTACGGCAACCTGTCGAGCCTGGCGCGGGTCGCCACCCGCTTGCTCGCCAAACTGCGGGTGCCGGTGACGGTGGAAGAGCATGAACTGGTGGTCAGCGCCTCAATGGGGATCAGCCTGTTGCCAGACAATGCGCGGGAAATTTCCGCGTTGGTGAGTCAGTCGAACATGGCCATGCAGCACGCGAAACACTTGGGCGGTAACAACTTTCAGTTTTATACCGACAGCCTGCAAGCCAGCACCCTGGAGCGTCTACAGTTGGAAAACCAGCTGCGCAAGGCGATTGATGAGCGGCAATTGAGCGTGTACTACCAGCCCAAGTTATGCCTGGCCACGGACAAGATGAATGCCGCCGAGGCGTTGGTGCGCTGGGACCACCCGCAATGGGGCAGCATACCGCCGGGCGACTTCATCGGTCTGGCCGAAGAAACCGGGTTGATTGTGCCGTTGGGGGAGTTCGTTCTGCGTCAGGCCTGTTGGCAGGCATGCGAATGGCAGCGCCAGGGCCTGGCGCCGATTCGGGTCTCGGTCAATCTTTCGGTGCATCAGTTACGCCAAGGCAAGCTGGTGAGCCTGGTGCGTCAGGTGTTGGAGGAAACCGGACTGGCGCCGCAGTACCTGGAGCTGGAGCTGACCGAAAGCCAACTGCTCGACAGTGTCGAACACATCATCGCCACCTTCCAGCAATTGCGGGACCTGGGAGTGAAGCTGGCCATCGACGATTTTGGCACCGGCTATTCTTCTCTCAGCTACCTCAAGCGCATCCCGGTGGACTACGTGAAAATCGACCAGACGTTTATCCGTGGCCTGGGGCAGGGCGGCGAGGACTCGGCGATTACCCGCGCGATCATCGCCATGGCGCATGGGCTGGCGCTCAAAGTCGTGGCCGAAGGTGTGGAGGACCAGCAGCAACTGGACTTTCTCCGGGCTGAAGGGTGCGATGAAGTGCAAGGCTATTTGATCAGTCGGCCGATCGAGGCTGACGGCTTGGCGGATTTGTTACGAAAAAATGCAATTTTTCCGTAG
- the hexR gene encoding transcriptional regulator HexR: protein MNLLQHIAQSRHLLRKSELKVADHVLLDPAAVMHSSMADLAHSVGISEPTIVRFCRAIGCSGFQDLKLKLAQSLAAGASFGQFAIHEDDSVADYSLKIFDTTLHTLMEVREKLDPVELQKAVTAMSQAQRVEFYGFGASGAVAADAQHKFFRLLLTAAAYSDPHMQAMSAVTLKPTDVAICISQSGRSKDLLITANLVRESGASLITLCPSQTPLAELSTVNLAIDVHEDTEIYTPLTSRIAHLVVIDVLAMGVAMARGPSLVNHLKSVKRSLRSLRLSPKSVKALDD from the coding sequence TTGAACCTGTTGCAACATATCGCCCAGTCGCGCCACCTGTTACGCAAATCGGAACTCAAGGTTGCCGATCACGTGCTGCTTGATCCTGCGGCCGTGATGCACAGTTCCATGGCTGACCTGGCCCACAGCGTGGGTATCAGCGAGCCGACCATCGTGCGTTTCTGTCGCGCCATCGGTTGCTCGGGGTTTCAGGATCTGAAGCTGAAACTGGCCCAGAGCCTGGCGGCCGGCGCGAGCTTCGGGCAGTTTGCGATTCACGAAGACGATTCCGTCGCCGATTACAGCCTGAAAATTTTCGACACCACCCTGCACACCCTGATGGAAGTGCGGGAAAAGCTCGACCCGGTGGAATTGCAAAAAGCCGTGACCGCCATGTCCCAGGCCCAGCGCGTGGAGTTTTATGGCTTCGGTGCGTCCGGCGCGGTCGCGGCCGACGCCCAGCACAAGTTCTTCCGCCTGCTGCTGACGGCGGCGGCCTACAGTGACCCGCACATGCAGGCGATGTCGGCGGTGACGTTGAAGCCGACTGACGTGGCGATCTGCATTTCTCAGTCCGGTCGCTCCAAGGATTTGCTGATCACCGCCAACCTGGTGCGTGAAAGTGGCGCCTCGCTGATTACCCTGTGCCCAAGCCAGACGCCGTTGGCGGAGCTGTCGACCGTCAACCTGGCGATCGATGTCCACGAAGACACCGAAATCTACACCCCGCTGACCTCGCGTATCGCCCATCTGGTGGTGATTGACGTGCTGGCGATGGGCGTGGCAATGGCGCGCGGCCCCAGCCTGGTCAACCACCTCAAGAGCGTCAAGCGCAGCCTGCGCAGCCTCCGTCTGTCACCCAAGTCCGTCAAGGCCCTCGACGACTAA
- a CDS encoding PA3496 family putative envelope integrity protein: protein MARHYEDSTSTVKTRRQQEDQRRMAFRRAIEDRCEQRQLLQSISDYPELHWQAPVAAQRNAQPTR from the coding sequence ATGGCCCGGCACTACGAAGACAGCACCAGCACCGTCAAGACCCGTCGTCAGCAGGAAGACCAGCGCCGCATGGCGTTCCGTCGTGCAATTGAAGACCGTTGCGAACAACGCCAACTGCTCCAAAGCATCAGTGACTATCCGGAACTGCACTGGCAGGCGCCCGTGGCTGCCCAGCGAAACGCTCAGCCAACGCGCTGA